Proteins encoded together in one Bacteroides ovatus window:
- a CDS encoding single-stranded DNA-binding protein translates to MSLNKLMLIGHVGKDPDIRILEAGSKVATFSFATTEKGYTLANGTQVPERTEWHNIVVWRGLADVVEKYVHKGDKLYLEGKIRTRSYDDSRGIKRYITELFVDNMEMLSVKPQQAPPPPPLPEHTNNQTRSAVNECPPPPPPTKDDLPF, encoded by the coding sequence ATGAGTTTAAACAAATTGATGCTTATCGGGCATGTTGGCAAAGACCCCGATATTAGAATTTTGGAAGCTGGTTCTAAAGTGGCCACTTTCTCCTTTGCCACCACTGAAAAAGGTTATACCCTTGCCAATGGAACACAGGTTCCTGAAAGAACTGAATGGCATAATATTGTTGTTTGGCGTGGTCTTGCCGATGTTGTTGAGAAGTATGTCCATAAGGGAGACAAGTTGTATCTGGAAGGAAAGATAAGAACTCGGAGTTATGATGATAGCAGAGGAATTAAACGGTATATTACAGAACTTTTTGTTGATAATATGGAGATGCTTTCTGTTAAGCCTCAACAAGCGCCACCACCGCCACCTCTTCCGGAACACACCAATAATCAGACTCGAAGTGCGGTGAATGAGTGCCCGCCACCGCCACCACCGACCAAGGACGATTTGCCATTCTGA
- a CDS encoding DEAD/DEAH box helicase: MTYQLRDYQKSASDAAVSVFKSKEKKNYVIVLPTGAGKSLVIANIAARIDGPLIVFQPSKEILEQNFAKLQSYGIFDCGVYSASAGRKDINRITFAMIGSVMKHMSFFKHFKHVLIDECHLVNPEKGMYKEFFEDEQRKVIGLTATPYRLCSGRGGAMLKFITRTQPKVFTDVIYHCQVSELLAKGFLASLKYYDITKLDLSRVRTNSTGADYDEKSLLQEFERVDIYKDIVGWTKRLLNPKSGIPRKGILIFTRFIREAEKLASEIPNCAIVSGSTPKEERARILKGFKDGRIKVVANVGVLTTGFDYPELDTIVLARPTKSLSLYYQMVGRVIRPCQGKEGWVVDLSGNFRRFGRVEELRIEQPEKGKWCIMSRGRQLTNVVF; this comes from the coding sequence ATGACATACCAGTTAAGAGACTACCAAAAAAGTGCTAGTGATGCAGCGGTCAGCGTTTTTAAATCCAAGGAAAAGAAAAACTACGTGATAGTTCTTCCCACTGGTGCCGGGAAGTCCCTTGTCATTGCCAATATAGCTGCACGGATAGACGGGCCGCTGATAGTGTTCCAGCCTAGCAAGGAAATACTCGAACAAAATTTTGCGAAACTTCAATCATACGGCATATTCGATTGTGGAGTTTATTCAGCTTCTGCCGGAAGAAAGGATATCAATCGTATTACGTTTGCTATGATTGGTAGTGTGATGAAACACATGAGTTTCTTCAAACATTTCAAGCACGTTCTGATTGATGAATGTCATTTAGTGAATCCGGAGAAAGGAATGTATAAGGAATTCTTTGAAGATGAGCAAAGGAAAGTTATTGGGCTGACAGCGACTCCTTACAGATTATGTTCAGGAAGAGGTGGTGCTATGCTTAAATTTATAACTCGTACCCAGCCAAAGGTTTTCACTGATGTTATTTATCACTGTCAGGTGAGTGAACTACTTGCTAAAGGATTTCTCGCAAGTTTGAAATACTATGATATTACAAAGTTGGATTTAAGTAGAGTCAGGACTAATTCTACTGGTGCAGATTACGATGAAAAAAGTCTTCTGCAAGAGTTTGAACGTGTGGACATATACAAAGATATAGTTGGATGGACAAAACGTCTGTTGAACCCCAAATCGGGCATACCACGCAAAGGTATTTTAATATTCACGAGGTTTATTCGTGAAGCTGAAAAACTGGCTTCCGAAATTCCTAATTGTGCGATCGTTAGCGGTTCTACTCCAAAGGAAGAAAGGGCACGAATTCTGAAAGGTTTTAAAGATGGAAGAATAAAAGTTGTTGCTAATGTCGGAGTACTTACAACCGGATTCGATTACCCGGAGCTTGATACGATTGTTCTTGCACGTCCAACCAAATCCCTTTCCCTCTATTATCAAATGGTCGGTCGTGTTATTCGTCCCTGCCAAGGTAAAGAGGGTTGGGTTGTTGATTTGAGTGGGAATTTCCGGCGTTTTGGGCGTGTTGAAGAGTTACGCATAGAACAGCCTGAAAAGGGAAAATGGTGTATAATGAGTCGTGGCCGTCAATTAACCAATGTAGTATTTTAA